AATATAAAACAGTCCATGCAAATCTAAACTAACTTGATTGAAATCTCATCCGAAAGCATTTTAAAGTCtatcagaaatggaggattAGCACTCTCCAAAATGATTtggcattttttatattttactttgtGACCGAAGGGACAATATGTCACAATACAAATATGTAATGTGTCATCTTTGGTATTTTACTGTCACCAAGACACATTCAGTTCAGTTGTGTCTTTGCTTGATAATTGTATGAACCACATTTACTTATATGCATTCGACAGGAAGACACATACCAGCACTGCACACTGTATATGACATGAGTTTTGTGTTAACTTTATAatgcaaataagtaaaaaatgggaaataaaaacacaggtgATCTAAATGCCGTCATTAACTCGGATATTTTTcataaatattttcttttgactCATTTGTTTGGTTCTTTATTCTTCATGGtatcaaaataaatgtgtgcaaaatgtccaaaaagatTTGATCATAAGTCCtaagtttagtttgtttttatattccTAAACTCGTACATGAtattaaaatgtacttttaaaatctagttacattagtgaccaCAGGGGAAAACGAGTGGGATGAGTGAGTAGGTGGTTTCTGAAGTTTCACTTTCCAGTCTCACAAAATTCCCTTGATCACAGGAAGCATGATGATGTATGAGTCTGAAGAGTATTTAAGGCGACCCTCAACCTCTACTCATCACAGTTCTCCTCCTGTCTACAAACTCTGCTCTCTAGCTGCACTTGTTACAGCTCCTTTCTATCATCTTCACCACAAAGAACAAGATTTTGATCCTAGCACCAGCTTGACCAAAGAGGAAACCAACAATGTCCAACATCATGAAAGTGTTTCTGCTCCTGGCTGTCATCGTCTGCATCTCTGAAGCCCAacgtaagttttttttttaatactttttccaGCATTTACAACTCTAACATAGACAACGTGAAgtttgttttatacatgtgTATACATCTTGGTAGCTGTACAAAGAAATCTGTGCAGTGAAAAAGAAACTCCGAtaaattaaatgatttttttccccttgtcTTTCCCTCTAGGCGACGATATGTCAGGAGAGCAGTGTCTCTGTCGACGTTTCAGGAATAGAATCAACGGGAGGAATAGCGTAAAGGACATCCAGGTCTACCCAGCAACCATCTTCTGTGACAAAGTGGAGATTGTGTAAGATACACTAAAAATCTTTATGAATGTGGGGATGCAATAATGTGTCATGATTAGAAGATTATAATTTAGGAGGCTTATATCTCAGTAAACCTGGCACCCATAAAACCTAGAATGCCATTTTAATCCAAGTCTGGCCTCAGTTATAGTGAAAATTATAATGAACTGCtgctaaaacaacaataacctgCACATTCAAGGCACTTGTAGTCATCAGTCTACCTGCCTGAATCATTGATGTATCTGTTTATCTACTATATTCAGTGAATAGAGTCACTTCACCCTGAGCTCACCTCTACTGTTCATTTCAACAGTGTCACTGCCAACAGCGGCCTTCGCTATTGCCTGAACCCCAAGCTGAAGACGGTGCAGAAACTCATGGCTTCCATCATGTGAGTATATTTACAGACGTGAATCTGAGCCTGAATACCCAGCTACTAATATTCATCTTTCAGTGAATCTCCATATTTGATAGAAACAACAGTAATGAGTGACATGATGCCTTCTCCACAACGTGTCTAATGTGTGTTCTCctgcttttattgtcatttccaGGAAACCTAAAACCTCTACTACAGCCAGACCAACTGAGGTCACTTCCGCCTCAGGCAGCACCGACACAGCTCGCTTCTGACTCTTTATGTCCTCGGATCAGTAAGAAGAAGCTGAGATGACctctaaacccccccccccaaaaaaacaaaggcaCCTCAACTatgctgacatttttttgtctatttATCTTCTATTTATACTGATGTGCACTTACAGTATATCtctgttctattttattttccttttaaatgcATTTGTAAATAGATTAATGTGTTGTGAACCaagttttagtgttttttataataaaaaaaagaaaaaaatcaatgaacCACTGAGtgcttgttttctgtttcaagTCTGATACTGTTTGTGTCCTATATATCAACAGTGCTACCTTGTGGTTCAGAGCTGCCAATGCAAGAAATACAGTTGATATGTCAGGTTACATATGCTGTGATCTCATGCAGAATTAGGTTGCCAGCGTATACTTTATATAGTATagatcaggggtctgcaacctgcgatTCCAGAGCCACATACGGCTCTTTAGCttctctccagaggctccctggggatttttaaaaatgtaaatgaataacagttttttgtttacattttcatttttatttatcattgttgtaggtctatggtacgacggtacaacaaggctgttaaagggactcaatgtaagaatcagaaatcgCTTGTTTAgagtgacacctgtggctgttacaACACACCAGACTGATCGTGATTgacatcatgttgattaacgttagcaatgTTAGCCAGCTAAAATAtcactgtatatgtatatcacATGCTTGGTTGTAATGTTGGCTTACCAAACAACCCCCACCGTCACTCCAATCAGCCGCCGGGACACAAGAcgcgggaaacctctgttggtgttGAGGAGCtgaagcatttatttctgcacaaactgtaacttgcactgtacattcactcagggctggactgggacaaaaaaaaaaatagagtttcagagactttgtttcctgaattctggtgactttaaaacaatgaaaataacacaataataagtatactgcaacagcatttttatgttaaaacttctaattttacctttaaatctcaggaaagaaaactgaataatttgcccctctggcataaacttTGCATGTGAATAtctagcataaactaatattcatcagttataattcatttgtttttccccTTCTGTCCCTTTTTTAGgattatacatgctgtacactgccagaaacaggttaaaaaaaaaaagtaaatttgatataaattgggagaaatacgaATTGTGACCCAGAGAGGAAACCAGGAGAAggcgatgaaaaacgggagtcaacaacaacaacagagcgATTGGGAaattaaggaaaagaaatgggccgatttatctgttttatgggccaaaaaaaaaaagacatacgtCGGCCCAAAAGGACGTCGGCCCACCGGGAAAACGCACGgtatgccagatggccagtccagccctgcattcacttgatattctcaaagctaaactaactctcgtTTTCTCACGCACTTGCCGTCGCTCGCTCTCTCTatcttcaccactcacttcccacgtgcacacacacacactcttcacaGTGGCTTAATCTCCTacaacactagttttccccCCGACATCggtcacatttctgttttgcaagacggactTCACGAGAtataacttttgtttttttttgtgcttcagtggagtt
This DNA window, taken from Sebastes umbrosus isolate fSebUmb1 chromosome 9, fSebUmb1.pri, whole genome shotgun sequence, encodes the following:
- the LOC119494054 gene encoding C-X-C motif chemokine 10-like produces the protein MSNIMKVFLLLAVIVCISEAQRDDMSGEQCLCRRFRNRINGRNSVKDIQVYPATIFCDKVEIVVTANSGLRYCLNPKLKTVQKLMASIMKPKTSTTARPTEVTSASGSTDTARF